The nucleotide window CTTTCCTAGGCTCATCGACTCTACCGCCCCATGTACTCACCACGTAAACACAACCCAAAAACCCAGCGAGCAATATGGTACGTTTCACTGCTTGATTCATTTTGTATTGCTCCAACCAATTGCATCTGAAACTTCCATATAGGTGTCGAAGATATCTGTCACTTGCTTGGTTTCATCGATATGTACAACATTGAGACTGTTATTGTTAGACGAAAAATCAACGGTCTGACCGTATTGCTCTAGTATTAGGCTCAACTTTTGGCTCGCCAATGGCACGATGCCATCACCAACCAAGTTATCTCTAGTCTCACCACTTTCTACGTAGCGCAGTGTGCTAGGGTGGGGATGATCGCCACCTAAAAAAGCTCCATAGTCATAGAGGTCATAAACACCCACAATATCTACATCAGTATCTAAAATACCAAACCTTGTCCCACTGTACGTGAGCTCTGCCAGAGCTACTTCATCTAGAGGTAAAACGTCACTGTTTAAGTTTGTCATAGAAGGAGCATCAGGAGACAAAAAGTCAATACCTGGTGCTCTGAGGTCTAGTATCTTTTTCCCAAAATACCAGCGCTCTCCCGCCATCATTTTTATTACTTCCCAGTTGTCTTCACATACCCCTCCATCGTCGTCGTGGACGGTTTGAGGAATACAGTGGAGCTCCATGAACTTATAAAATCGACCAAGCGGCGAGCCTTGATGCGGAGTTCCTGTTGTAATCAGCGCTTTTACATGTTCCTTGAACTTTGAATCAACACTTTGGATATACGCCCGCGCAGCTAAACCTCCACGACTGTGACCAATGAGCACTACTTCAGTGTCAATGCCAAACTGATCAACTATTTGACCTATTGCCTCCTCGACCTCCTTGCCAAGCGAATCAAAGTGCGAATAATCTCCATTGCATCCAGTTGTTAATTCACAGGTTTTCCCATCTAAACCTGTAGGTGCCAAATTGCCATAGCGATCAAAGCCACCAAAATCTAAGCTAAAGCAAGACTCTTTGCGATCATTAAAATCAGGAAGAGTAGTGATGCTCTCTTGCCATGTCAGAGTTTGACACTTTCCCGCATAGAAGCTGTCATCATCAATGATAGCTTTCCATGTTGAAGAATCCGAAGCGAGACCATGCAGCCAAAGTGTCGCTTTCGCTATCTCTATAGTGTCCAGTTTTGCGGTGAGCTGATACTCAGCGTTATCCAAAGCCGAAAGCGCGATGAAATGCCGGCTCCCTGTTTGTAACCTCTGCAAACAGGTCTCATCAACTGAAGCACTCTGGTTTGAACGACAGTCATAGTCAAACTTAGTCGGTATCGCTGTTTGACTGACGTAAAGGTCAACATCTCCAGAAAGTTGCGACAAGCCAATATTGAGTAAAATATCTTCAGGTGTCTCAACCACAAAGTAGTGCCACTGTCCCGCTTCAATTGAGTCACTAAATGGGGATGAAAGCGTCAATGCTGTAGGGCGAAAGGATGTATGCCTATCAATATTATATGGGTTGGCATCATCTTCATTAGGCACACCATCTCCATCGATATCAGGGTCATCACTGTCAGCAACCTTGTCCCCATCGGTATCTCGCTCGAGCACATTGCTGGAATTGCGGGCGACGTGAACAAACTGTTCCGGATCAGATTGAATATCGGAATAGTTTTGAAGCTCGCGGGTAATGTCTGCTGGATTCTTGATTTGCTCATCAAGTTCACTCGGTGAACTCGGTAACAGCGATAGACGAACCAAATCCTCGGCGATTAATGTCATCCGCTCATTCTGACTGGCAATAAAGTCACCAAACAACGAATCGGCATCTATCTGCATTTGAGCCGCGAGTTGACTTCTCGCCTTTTCGATAGCGATGCCTGTCTGAGTATTCAAGTACAGTAAAGTAGTAAACGGTGTGACGACCGTCTGACCTGGAGGCGCTACCATTAAAAAGTCCTGTGTCACGTATTGCTGAAAGCCTTGATCAAAGGTCTCGCCAGCATGCGATTGTACGTACACAGGATAAAGTGAGGCATCAAGGCTGTCTGGCACTTGCAGCGTTGCAATCCCTTTTGCTTGTGTGAGTGCTGAAATTTCGCTTGCACCTGTATCTAGCCAAGCCGTTGCGCCAACCAAATAACCATCGATAGCCGTAATAGCATAGTCAGTGTAGACCTCTGGAATGGAAACTTTAGGTGCACCATTTTCCTCACCATCACCACCTCCGCCTCCACATCCTACTATCCAAAGTAGAGAAAGTACTGACACCCACTTGCTTTTATACATGGCTTGACTCCTTGTAATGCCATTTAATCTGTAACTTGTTAGCGTGAATCCAAAACAATACCAACCCAGTTGCATAACCAACCTAACACACTGAAAAAACGACGCAAGTTATGTAGTGAGTGACCGTTAACAAAAGCACAGTTAGTATCACGTTATGTTTAAGGAGCCGTATTAGATGATGAGGCCTAAACGCGGAGTCAGAACTCTACTTTCTAACTCTTAAAACGGGGATTTTTCTCGCAATCGATACTGCAAAGGAGAAATGGTGTAAAAGGATTTAAAGCTACGTACAAAAGCACTAGCCTCACTGTAGTTGAGAGTTTCAGCGATGGTACCAATATCCAGCTCGGTGTTTTTTAGCAGTTGTGATGCTAGCGTCATCCGAGCTCGCAACACGATTTCACGTAAGCTGAGCCCTGCGCGTTGTAAGTAAAAACGTAGCTGTCTTGGGGTAACGGAAAACTCATACGCAACATCTGACACCGTGCTTTTTGTAAAGTGCGAGCTAATCACAACTTCAGACACCCTTCGTTCTATATCAGTCAGCCTGTTGCCATCAAGACTATCATTCGATATCAACGGGTTAGATAGCAAAAGATCGATATTTGAATGTTCGAGTGAAATCGGATCATTAAGCCAACTAGTGGGGAGTTTGATGAGCGTTTGCGGCTGATTGAAACGCAATGTGCAACCTGCAAACAGAGCTCGATACTGCTCAACGTAATGCGGCGCGGGATAGCAAAAATCGAGCACCAGCTTGTCCATATCCGCACGCTGACCAAGGACGATTCGGATCAGTAAAGCCCAATACCCCGCGGCAAAGTCTTCACTGAGTAGCTGCACCGCATCATCATTAACATCAATACCTGGCACTATCGTTAAGTAGTCAGACGCTTCCACCAGCGACTCTTCATAGTATGTCGTCGTCATCGCCAAAAACTGCTGAGAAAGCGTCAAGCCCATACGAACACTAGAACTGGCGCCAACGACGTAGCCATATAAACCAAAATCTTGCACAGTTACGCGCTCATAAAGTTTCAAGTACAGACCTGGTATGAATGTATTGTAATGGCGCACCCAGTGCTCAGCTTGTACCAAGTCCATATCCGCCTGATTATTGACACGCTCTGTCAGTTGGCGTTTAAGTGACAGAGCCATTGGCGGCCGCTCGTTTTCAAGCACCTCTATTAAGTACTGAACGATCACTTTAGCAAAATAGTGGTTTTGTTCGTGTAAGTTCATCCATGTCTCAAAAATCAATCTCTACATGTCTAAAATGTCAATTTTCTAAAAAAGTGTCAATTATTGAACTTCGGAAACTGCAAAGATAAAGGCTTAAAACACGACGACACGATAGGCCACTCTATGTCTGAGAAGATCCCTAATTTCTATGCCTCTCCACGCACCTTTATGGGCGCAGAGCGCATCCACAACTTAGCTGAACACAAACTCGACTATGCGATGCTTGGCGTTCCTTACGCTGAAGGTACATTCGCCCCTTACATTCAGGCAGGGCAAGCCGAGATGCCCAATGCCCTTCGAGATAACCCTGTGACTATTTTCTTTGATATTGGTGATGTCGGGCTCTACGATGTCGATACCGATTTAACCCTACTTGAAGGCATTAAAATCGGCGATATTGGTGATGTCGTGATTAGCCCAGGAGAAGGAGAGTTAAACAGAAGCCGCATCACAAATAGCGTCAAAGCGATCTTAAAGTCAGGTGCCGTACCTATCACTGTCGGAGGCGATCACTCCATCACTTACCCGCTGGTGCGTGGTTTTGAAGATTGTGGGCACCAAATCGATTTTGTCTACTTTGATGCTCACCTCGACTTTGCGGACATGCCGTTGCAGTCTGAGTTTAATCACGGTACTCAAACCACACATATCCGTAAGCTCCCTTTTGTGCGAAACATTACCGTTATCGGTGCACGCAACTCTACCGCCGCAGAATTTAGGCGCGCGAAACAGGCGGGGATCCGAATCATAGCCGTTAGCGAAGTCGACGCGCGCGGCGCAAAGACGATCATGCAAGAAGTGATTAATGCCAATGTGCCAACCTATGTATCACTCGATATCGATGGTATGGACGCGGTTTACGTTCCGGGCACGACCCACCCTGAGTCAGGCGGAATGACGTTCAAACAGCAAAAAGATCTCCTGTTCGAACTCAACAAGGCCGCAGAAGGCAACATTTGTGGTTTTGATATTGTCGAGCTTTGCCCTGCTAATGATGTCAATCACATCACCGCCCTCACCGCATCTAAACTCACCGCCCTAATGATGGGCTATCGCAGCCATTTTTTGAATAAGTAGGTCACCACTATGCCAATCATGAAACACAACCAATCCTATTTTCCTAAGACTGGATACGGCAAAGAAGACGTTCTCAATAAGCTCGATGAGCTCAAGCAAGAAATGGTACCCGTCGAAGGCGGCCGTTTTGGTATGTACTCACTAAAAGGCAGTGAAGATATCCAGGACATCGTAGAACAAGCGGCGCTCAAATTCTTCTCGTTCAACGCGCTATTCACATTCATGAACCAGCCTGCGGGCCAAATCGAAGACGAGCTTATCGAGATGATCCGCGAAATCTTCCATGGCAGCGACGACATGCGCGCCAACTTCACCACCGGAGGCTCTGAGTCCATTTACTGCGCCATGAAAGCAATGCGAGACTGGGCTCGTGAAACCATGCCGCACATCAAAGAGCCTGAGTTAGTCATGCCCTATTCCGCACACTCCGCATTCTCACGCGGAGGCAAGTACTTCGGCATCAAGATTGTTCGCACGCCCGTTGCTGCCGATAACCGCGTTGATATCAAAGCGACCAAAGCCGCTATCAATGAGAACACCATAGGTTTGGTTGGCTCAGCGCCATGTTGGCCATTCGGTGTTTACGATCGTATTGAAGAGCTGTCTGAGCTAGCAACAGAGAAAAGTCTGTGGCTTCACGTCGATGCCTGTGTGGGTGGCTACCTTGCCCCCTTCGTCAAGAAGGCAGGCTACGAGCTTCCGAACTGGGACTTTA belongs to Vibrio sp. 10N and includes:
- a CDS encoding PGAP1-like alpha/beta domain-containing protein, which encodes MYKSKWVSVLSLLWIVGCGGGGGDGEENGAPKVSIPEVYTDYAITAIDGYLVGATAWLDTGASEISALTQAKGIATLQVPDSLDASLYPVYVQSHAGETFDQGFQQYVTQDFLMVAPPGQTVVTPFTTLLYLNTQTGIAIEKARSQLAAQMQIDADSLFGDFIASQNERMTLIAEDLVRLSLLPSSPSELDEQIKNPADITRELQNYSDIQSDPEQFVHVARNSSNVLERDTDGDKVADSDDPDIDGDGVPNEDDANPYNIDRHTSFRPTALTLSSPFSDSIEAGQWHYFVVETPEDILLNIGLSQLSGDVDLYVSQTAIPTKFDYDCRSNQSASVDETCLQRLQTGSRHFIALSALDNAEYQLTAKLDTIEIAKATLWLHGLASDSSTWKAIIDDDSFYAGKCQTLTWQESITTLPDFNDRKESCFSLDFGGFDRYGNLAPTGLDGKTCELTTGCNGDYSHFDSLGKEVEEAIGQIVDQFGIDTEVVLIGHSRGGLAARAYIQSVDSKFKEHVKALITTGTPHQGSPLGRFYKFMELHCIPQTVHDDDGGVCEDNWEVIKMMAGERWYFGKKILDLRAPGIDFLSPDAPSMTNLNSDVLPLDEVALAELTYSGTRFGILDTDVDIVGVYDLYDYGAFLGGDHPHPSTLRYVESGETRDNLVGDGIVPLASQKLSLILEQYGQTVDFSSNNNSLNVVHIDETKQVTDIFDTYMEVSDAIGWSNTK
- a CDS encoding arginase family protein, which produces MSEKIPNFYASPRTFMGAERIHNLAEHKLDYAMLGVPYAEGTFAPYIQAGQAEMPNALRDNPVTIFFDIGDVGLYDVDTDLTLLEGIKIGDIGDVVISPGEGELNRSRITNSVKAILKSGAVPITVGGDHSITYPLVRGFEDCGHQIDFVYFDAHLDFADMPLQSEFNHGTQTTHIRKLPFVRNITVIGARNSTAAEFRRAKQAGIRIIAVSEVDARGAKTIMQEVINANVPTYVSLDIDGMDAVYVPGTTHPESGGMTFKQQKDLLFELNKAAEGNICGFDIVELCPANDVNHITALTASKLTALMMGYRSHFLNK
- a CDS encoding AraC family transcriptional regulator, yielding MNLHEQNHYFAKVIVQYLIEVLENERPPMALSLKRQLTERVNNQADMDLVQAEHWVRHYNTFIPGLYLKLYERVTVQDFGLYGYVVGASSSVRMGLTLSQQFLAMTTTYYEESLVEASDYLTIVPGIDVNDDAVQLLSEDFAAGYWALLIRIVLGQRADMDKLVLDFCYPAPHYVEQYRALFAGCTLRFNQPQTLIKLPTSWLNDPISLEHSNIDLLLSNPLISNDSLDGNRLTDIERRVSEVVISSHFTKSTVSDVAYEFSVTPRQLRFYLQRAGLSLREIVLRARMTLASQLLKNTELDIGTIAETLNYSEASAFVRSFKSFYTISPLQYRLREKSPF
- a CDS encoding pyridoxal phosphate-dependent decarboxylase family protein → MPIMKHNQSYFPKTGYGKEDVLNKLDELKQEMVPVEGGRFGMYSLKGSEDIQDIVEQAALKFFSFNALFTFMNQPAGQIEDELIEMIREIFHGSDDMRANFTTGGSESIYCAMKAMRDWARETMPHIKEPELVMPYSAHSAFSRGGKYFGIKIVRTPVAADNRVDIKATKAAINENTIGLVGSAPCWPFGVYDRIEELSELATEKSLWLHVDACVGGYLAPFVKKAGYELPNWDFTVPGVRSISADMHKYGYAPKPMSTVMYRGGDEQFHHYTIVDDWPCGAYFTQSLGGSRTFASTAGAWAVMNYLGEEGYVDNAKRIMTIKQMIIDGLADSADLRTAKTDLSLLIIDSPTLDITKVVAGMSQRGWSLLGNTQPPAIHLAIDPISDEQVERMLNDFHEVVEEVKSGEADQQGSLAYSGGQGEGYMPKWVRQVFDMLPKKLSK